CCTGGATTACCCAGCAGCTACGCTCTACCTGGTTCATATGAGCCCAGCTCCCCGTAGCTGGTCTACAAGCTCCTCGAGCATCTTAAACGGTAGCTGTTGCTTCGAGTCGCTGAGCGCCTTGTCGGGGCTCGGATGCACCTCCATCATTATTCCATGGGCTCCGGCTGCTAGGGCTGCACGGGCTAGCGGAGGTACTAGACTGCGTTTACCAGCAGGGTGGCTTACATCGACTATCACGGGCAGCCGTGAGATCTCCTTGATTATCGGGACTACCGTTATGTCTAGGCTGAAGCGTGCGTACTCGTTGAAGCCCCTTGTTCCTCTCTCGACGAGAGCTACCTCTTCTAGGCCGCCTGCTAGGAGGTATTCGGCACTGCATAGCCATTCGTTTATCGTGGCCCCGAAGTGTCTCTTTAGGAGGACTGGCTTCCCGGCCTTGGCTAGCTCGCGTAGGAGCGGCGTGTTCTGCATGTTACGGGCTCCAACCCATATTATGTCGACGTATTCTGCCGCCGTTGCTACGTCGCGGGGATCCATTACTTCGGTGGCTACGGGCAGGCCCACCTTGTCGCCGGCCTCGCGGAGCCACTCAAGCGCGCGTGCCCCGTGGCCCTGGAAGCTGTAGGGGCTAGTACGGGGCTTCCAGGCACCACCCCGTATCACTACGTTCCTGAAGCCATGCTTGTCGACGAATATTCTCTTTATCGCCTCTGCAGTCTCTATAATCATGTCCCTATCCTCTATACTGCATGGCCCAACTATGACTACTGGGGTCTCGCCGCCTATCTCGACGTCTCTTACCCGGAAGCGCACCGGCTCGCCGGTTTCGCGAAGTACACGTCTGCACTCCATACTCTTTAGCACCCCCTCTGCATCACACTCATACGAGCCGCTCTTGGGGTTTGTGCTTAGCGCCCTGGGAGCAGCGGGACGCGAAAGGGCTTTATACCGTTCCCACTCTGGTGGGCCTCCCTGGGCTCTAAAACGAAGCGAGTTAGCTGTGGAGGGGGGACAGCTTATTGTATCGAAGCTAGGCGGAATAGCTCAGGCGGGTGATGCTATTGGAATTTCGCTGAGCGAGAAGCTCCACGAGATATCCCTCCGGGCCCGTCGGCGCATTATACGCATGGGCATTATCGAGAAAAGCGTCCATGTTGGTGCCTCGCTCAGCGTCCTTGATATCCTTGTCACGCTTTACTTCGGCCGGGGGCTCCGGAGGACCGGCAACCGCCCCACTGAGCGCGACTGGCTAATACTAAGCAAGGGTCACGCTGTACCCGCGCTCTACGCAGTCCTAGCAGAGAAGGGGCTAATACCAGAGGATCGCCTAGACGCCATAAGGGCTATCGACGGGCTCGAGGGGCACCCCGACTATACTACTGAAGGCATTGACGTCTCTACGGGCAGCCTCGGCCAAGGTCTAAGCATAGCCGCCGGCATAGCCTACGCTATGAGGCTGGATGGCACCGAGGATAGGCATCGAGTGTACGTGATACTCGGCGACGGCGAGCTAGACGAGGGCCAGGTCTGGGAAGCCGCAGCAACCGTGGCACACCTAGGGCTTCGCAGCGTAGTAGCTATTGTTGATGTTAACGGATTCCAGCTCGACGGTCCTGTCGAGGCTATCAAGACTAAGGGCGACCTGGTGCTCCGCTGGCGTAGTCTAGGCTGGAGCGTAGTGGAGGTTGACGGCCACGATTATGAGATGCTCCTTTCAGCACTGAGGGTGGCCGACCAGGAGAAGAGGCCCACAGTCATACTAGCCTACACACGCCGCGGAAAGGGGCTCGGCTTCCTAGAAGCTAGTGGGGGTCAGCACATTGACCGCAAGCATGCAGACCGGTTTACCGAGTGAGCTAAAGGGTGTCACACGAATACGTGATGCCGTCGGCAAGGCACTACTGTTCCTCGGCGACACTGACCCCGACGTAGTGGTACTGACAGCCGATGTTGCCAGGAGTACTAGGACCTCATGGTTTGCAGACCGGTTCCCCGAGAGGTTCGTAAACATAGGCATCTCCGAACAAGACATGGTGGGGTTCGCCGCCGGGCTAGCATTAGCCGGTAAGAAGCCTTACGCAGCCGCGTTCGCAATGTTCCTTATGAGGGCCTGGGAGCAGATAAGGAACAGTATTGATCGAATGAACCTCGACGTGAAGCTAATAGCCACACATAGCGGGTTTAGCGATCATGGTGACGGTGCTAGCCACCAGAGCCTTGAGGACATAGCATTAATGCGTGTCCTCCATAACATGGCTGTAGTGGTTCCTGCCGATCCACCACAGGCCTACAAGGCTGTAGTGAGGATCCACGAGGAAGTAAGGGGACCTGTCTACTTCAGAATAGGGCGTGACTACTCTCCCACTGTCACTGACCCCGCCTCTGACTACAAGTTCGGAGAGCTGGAGATACTCCGGGACGGCTCCGACATAGCCATCGTCTCCGCCGGGCCACTGCTCGCCCAGGTATTGGAGGCTACCGAGGCTCTGCAGAGGGAAGGCGTAGACGCCGCAGTGGCGAATCTACACACGGTTAAGCCGCTAGACGAGCAAGGGCTAGAGGCTCTAGCCCGGCGCACCGGGCTGCTAGTAGTCGTTGAGGAGCACTTTCCCAGAGGCGGGCTCTTCGGCGCCGTAGCAGAGGCACTGGCGCAGCGCTACCCGGTTCCAGTATACCCGATCGCCGCCAAGAGCTACGGGCATAGCGCGCGCAGCGTGCTCGACCTCTATCGTGAGCACGCCCTCCTAGCTGATTCGATAGCCTCACGCATCCTCGAGATAATAGGCCGGCATAAGAGGTGAAGGCCCGTGACAAGTGGAGATGCGGCTGAGGCTCTACGTTCGAGCCTGCTCCGGATAGATCGCTCAATAGTCAGCTTGATAGCAGCACGGCTCAACATAGCTGATGTGCTGGGAGGCGTTAAGCGGAGCGAAGGCATGCCGGTCTACGATCGAGCCCGGGAGATAACTGTCGCAAACCTCTTGGCGGAGGAGGCTCGGAGCCTTGGTGTGCCAGACAGCCTTGTCAAGGAGATATACTTCATGCTGGCCAGGGAGTCCAGGTGCCGCCAAGTATACTGCCCCGAGGCGCTAAGGATAGCATTCTACGGTTACGGCCGCATGGCTAGAATGTTAGCAGGTATACTCGCCCGCGGCGGCTGCTGGGTGGCAATAACTGGCCGTGACCCCAAGAAAGCGCAGGAGGCAGCCCAGGCCATAGGGGCACGTTATATGGAGCCATCGAGGGCCGTTGACTGGGCCGACATGCTAGTATATGCTGTACCAGGCAATGTTGTACCAGAACTGTTTAAGAAGCATCTACCACTGCTCCGGGAAAGCATGCTGATAGCAGATATAGCCTCCGTCAAGACCCCAGTAGTGAAGCAGATAACGTCATTGCTCGGCGAGGACTCACCGGAATATGTGAGCCTTCACCCGCTATTCGGGCCGCTCGCATGTCCTGCAGGGGAAAGTATCGCTGTAGTCCCGGTGAAGCTAGAGCGATGGCGTGGAAGGCTAGAGAAGCTCTTCACGGGGATCGGGCTCAACCCGGTATACGTCACCGCTGAGGACCACGACCGTATAATGGCTGTCAACCAGGTATTACATCATCTAGTCTATGACCTCTACCGGGAAGCTGCAAAGATACTACACGAAAAGCTAGGCATAGACCCAGGACTCTCTAAGGAGCTGGTTACCTGGAGCCTAAAGAGGACGGAGAGCGTCGCTGCTAGACTAGAGCAGCTGAGAGGCGTCGTCGAGGAGATACGGCGAGAGAACCCCTATACCGGAGAAGTCTTGGAGGCACTCAGCCAGGCACTAGAAGTGCTATCAAGACAAACCCGACACTCATAATATAACTTCAGATTTCTTGTAACCATACACGGGAGAAGCCTTGCCACCAGCATTTACCGGCCACGGCATATATCTCCTTAACCCTCTAATGGGGTTAGTCTGGCTCCTCATAGGTCTACTCATAGCGTTCTACGTCTATAGTGACTCGTCTAAGAGGTATCCGCGGGGAAGCCTAGCACCACTCATATGGACCGTCGCTGTCGTGTTTGGCGGCTTGCTAGTGTTGCTGCTCTACCTACTTGTTAGGCCGCCGGAGAGAAGAGATTGAGAGAAACCAGCTAGCAGATCTAATAGTCTACGGAGAACTGGCTAATTCTGTTTCCTCAACCTTCCTCTGAAGTATTGATAGGACTTATTCATTCAAAACCAGTTCTCCTTTTCTGCTTCTAGGCCTCTCTCTAGCCGGTGGTAGTGCTCTAGTCTCCAGGAGAGCCATCTGAGCAAATGGTCTGCTACTACGAGTGCTGCCATGGCTTCTACCACTGGTACTGCTCTAACCGCTATTGCGGGATCGTGGCGTCCTCCGCCGGTCATTTCTGTCTCTTCGAGGCCCCGCCAGTCTATAGTTCGCTGCGGCAACCTTATGGTTGATGTTGGCTTGAAGGCTATTCTAGCTACTATCGGACCCCCGGTGGAGAGTCCTCCTAGGATTCCGCCGCTGTGACCCGGTGTTGGGATGGGTGCTCCCTCGGGGCTCAGGACGAGGTTGTCAGTGGCCTCGGAGCCCCTCATGCGGGCTATGGCCATTCCTGTGCCGAATTCTATTGCTTTGACACCGGGTATAGCGAAGAACGCCTTAGCCAGGTCACCATCTAGGGTATCGAATGGCGGCTCACCGAGACCTGGCGGCACGCCTAGTATCCAGAGTTCGACGAGCCCACCAAGACTGTCACCATTCTTCATAGCCTCTATCAATGCTTGTTCCATTTCCTTAGAGGCCTCGGCATCGTGGCAAAATACCGTGCTCTTGTTCCTCTCTTCGCGTAGTTGTTGTAGCTGTTGAATCCAGTCTTCTGCCGACCCGTTGGGCGGCGGGCACTCAGCCGGGCCTAGAGCCCGGAGGTATGCGTAGAACCTTACCCCGTGGAGGCCAGCTATCTTCTTGGCCACCGTGCCGGCTGCGACTATGGCTGCTGTTAGTCTACCGGAGAAGGGGCCTCCGCCACGGTAGTCGTTGAACCCCATACTCCGAAGCCGGGCAGTAAGGTCGGCGTGGCCCGGGCGCGGCCGGTGGCGTACCACTTGCTCGTAGAAGCTGCTGTCCACGTCCCGGTTGCGTATCAGCATGGCGAGAGGAGCGCCAGTCGTATAGCCCATGTAGACTCCAGAGAGTATCTCTACCCGGTCTTCTTCGCGGCGTGGCGTAGTGAGTCTCCGGCCCGGGCGGCGTAGCTCTAGCTCCCTGTTGATCTCCTCAGGCGACAAAGGTATGCCAGGCGGTACTCCTTCTAGCACTGCGCCTATACAGCAGCCGTGACTTTCCCCGAATATCGACAGGCGGAGAGCAGAGCCCAGCGGCACCAGATACACCTCTGCTTTGCTATGGACTCCTAGGCTTCTCTTATCTCAACGCCTAGGGTTCTTAGCGCATCCCAGAAGCCGGGATACGACTTAGCCACTACGTCCGCTGGCTCTACTATAACTGGCTTCTCGGAGACTAGGCCGAGCAGCGCCGCTGCCATAGCTATCCTGTGGTCACCATGACTGTTATAGGTTACTCCGCCGGGGAGTCTACCACACCGCCCAGTGATTTCTATGCAGAGTCCCTCGCTAGGCGACTCCAGCAGCTTTGCCTCGACACGGGAGCGGCGGAGCAAGTCAAGCACTGCTTCAACGCGATCGCTCTCCTTGAGCCGGAGTCTCTCTATGCAGCATATTCTCGACCGGCCACAAGCAGCCGCAGCCAGGGCTGCCAGAGCGGGGGCAAGGTCGGGAGAGTCGCGGATGCAGACGCTGAAGCCTTGAAGCCTTGACGGTGCCCCTACGGTTACACTCCGGCCAGCAACCTCTACGGGAGCGCCCATGCCCCGGAGCACGTCAACTATGACGCGGTCCGGCTGCGGGTCGTTAGGGTCTAGACCCTCCACAGTGACTTCGCCTGCTAGTGCTCCCGCCGCGAGGAGAGGTGCAGCACTGCTCCAGTCTCCTGGAACCTGGTATCTGGACGGCCTTAGGGGACCCTCGACACGGAACCAGGCGTAGCCCCTCCTCTCGACCTTGGCTCCGAAAGCTTCAAGGACACGGACGGTTATGTCCACGTAGGGCCTGGACTCTAAACCATCGACCGCCATTTCTAGGCCTCCGGGTAGACCGGCTCCAAGGAGAAGGAGTGCTGAGAGGTACTGGCTACTCTCCCTCGCATCTACCCGTGTAGAACCGCCCTGTGCTGGTCCCTTCACGGCATGGGGAGGACAGCAACCATTAGATACCATGTACTCGACGCTGAGCCTAGTAAGGGCCTCGAGGAGAGGGCGTACAGGACGCTGGTGGAGCCTCCCCCTTCCGTAGATAATCACTGGCTTATCAAGGAGCGATACAATACCGGTTATAAGCCGCATAGTGGTGCCGGATTCTACCGCATCTATGCAAGGCGTCCATTCCAGTGCCCCTGCACCAGGCGATGACAACTCCAGAAGGCTCTCTGCCCTATCTACTCTTGCGCCCAGCTTCTCTGCAGCAGCTAGTGTAGCCTCTGTGTCGCTACTCCATAGGGGATTCTCAATTATTGTTATACTGCCAGCCAAGAGTCCAGCGAGGATTGCACGGTGAGTATAGCTTTTTGAAGGCGGCGCTTTGACATTGCCCTCGGGTTTCGAAGGAGTTATTATTATCCTCTTGGGCAGTATCGCTTTCTGCATCTTTCGGCCAGCCTCTAGTTGGCTCCCTCAAACCTGGGCTTAGGGAGGGGCAGTTATACCCTGGGCCCACCCCGTTCCCACAGAAATACTTGGGGGTATCGCGGTCGCCGTGAAGAAGCGTGGGAGAGGAAAAGCTCACGGGGCGCTTGGGATTGTTAACGCTATAGGTAGTGGCGGCTACGGTGCGGCCGCCGCCCTTGACCTCTCCGTCGAGGTCGAGGTTTGGCTGTGTAGCAGCTCCCACGGCTACACGGTTACCCGAGGCCAGCACGTAGACATAGACCCAGCAATACTCGATGCAGTCGCGGAGACGGCAAGCAACGTTCTCGGACGCCACGTTGCCCCTATCTGTGCGAGGGGCTTCTCAGAGGTACCCTTAGAAGCTGGGCTTAAAGGAAGCAGTGCACTGATCAACGCACTGCTCGAGGCAGTACTGGGCCTCTACGGGGTCTCCCTCGGCGTGGAAGAGCTTGCCAGGCTAGGCGTCGATGCAGCACGACGTGCTGGACTTACTGTCACTGGTGCTCTAGACGATCACCTAGCGGTGAGCGGGTGCGGCGCCTACGCCACTGATAACACACGTCAAGCTATAGTGACCCGCGAGCCCAGCCTAAGCGGCTATGCTGTGATAGCTGTACCAGGGCGCCGGAGTATACGGGGCATAGACCTTGAGACCTTCCGGCTGTACCAGGAGCTCTACATTGCTGCCTGGAAGCTTGTACTTGCAGGTGACTGGTATGCAGCCGCGACAGTAAATGGCGTAGCCACGATGATGGCTACCGGCTCAGAGCCTAGTAAGCTCTTAGCGCTCCTAACTATGGAGGGCGTAGATGCTGTAGGTGTATCGGGCAAGGGACCAGCAGTCTACGCTATTACTAGTAGCAGAGATGTGGTTCCCAGGGTCAAGGATATGTTAGAGAAGGCAATGGGGGCTCCTACCCTAGTCTCTAGGATAACCCCTTGCAACTCTCACTTGCACTGAGCTATCCTAGTTCTATAGTCTCATAACTATAACATGTAGACCACCAGCTTATCATCATACTCTACTACACCACCGGCTACGCCTCCATTCTCGCTGTAGAGGAGGAGGAAGCGTTTAGCGTACCAATGGGTTAAGCTGAAGTAGACAGCATTAACTATGTCGACCATGCCTCCCGACACGTTGAAGACAAAAGCTATGCAGAGAGCTAGGCCTAATGTACCCCTAATCATCCCATAAGCTATCATAGCTAACGCTATGATGCTTAAGAGCTGCGGTGTAAGAGCAACTACGAGGTACTGGCGGGGGGTCATCCACGAATAGTCGATCATTATAGCGCCCATGCGTGCTACAAGCCTAAGCCGGACACCCTCTACACCTATAAGCCTCGCAGAAACCATGTGGATGAGTTCGTGGAGTACGACCACGCTCGCCAGCGACGCGGCAAGCACAATCATGTTTACTTCGATAACACAGCCACCCGGACTACAGCCTATAGTTCTGCCACAGAGAGGTGCAATGAGATACATTACTATTATGGGTGTGGCGAGGGCTGCTACGAGGCCGGCATATATGCTCCAGGCCCTTCGTACGATGACTTTCTTCTCTTCTGCACTTTTCATGGTCCTAGCCGCGCCACTCGATAGC
The window above is part of the Pyrodictium delaneyi genome. Proteins encoded here:
- a CDS encoding transketolase; translation: MEGGQLIVSKLGGIAQAGDAIGISLSEKLHEISLRARRRIIRMGIIEKSVHVGASLSVLDILVTLYFGRGLRRTGNRPTERDWLILSKGHAVPALYAVLAEKGLIPEDRLDAIRAIDGLEGHPDYTTEGIDVSTGSLGQGLSIAAGIAYAMRLDGTEDRHRVYVILGDGELDEGQVWEAAATVAHLGLRSVVAIVDVNGFQLDGPVEAIKTKGDLVLRWRSLGWSVVEVDGHDYEMLLSALRVADQEKRPTVILAYTRRGKGLGFLEASGGQHIDRKHADRFTE
- a CDS encoding shikimate kinase — its product is MKKRGRGKAHGALGIVNAIGSGGYGAAAALDLSVEVEVWLCSSSHGYTVTRGQHVDIDPAILDAVAETASNVLGRHVAPICARGFSEVPLEAGLKGSSALINALLEAVLGLYGVSLGVEELARLGVDAARRAGLTVTGALDDHLAVSGCGAYATDNTRQAIVTREPSLSGYAVIAVPGRRSIRGIDLETFRLYQELYIAAWKLVLAGDWYAAATVNGVATMMATGSEPSKLLALLTMEGVDAVGVSGKGPAVYAITSSRDVVPRVKDMLEKAMGAPTLVSRITPCNSHLH
- a CDS encoding prephenate dehydrogenase/arogenate dehydrogenase family protein; protein product: MTSGDAAEALRSSLLRIDRSIVSLIAARLNIADVLGGVKRSEGMPVYDRAREITVANLLAEEARSLGVPDSLVKEIYFMLARESRCRQVYCPEALRIAFYGYGRMARMLAGILARGGCWVAITGRDPKKAQEAAQAIGARYMEPSRAVDWADMLVYAVPGNVVPELFKKHLPLLRESMLIADIASVKTPVVKQITSLLGEDSPEYVSLHPLFGPLACPAGESIAVVPVKLERWRGRLEKLFTGIGLNPVYVTAEDHDRIMAVNQVLHHLVYDLYREAAKILHEKLGIDPGLSKELVTWSLKRTESVAARLEQLRGVVEEIRRENPYTGEVLEALSQALEVLSRQTRHS
- the aroF gene encoding 3-deoxy-7-phosphoheptulonate synthase — protein: MECRRVLRETGEPVRFRVRDVEIGGETPVVIVGPCSIEDRDMIIETAEAIKRIFVDKHGFRNVVIRGGAWKPRTSPYSFQGHGARALEWLREAGDKVGLPVATEVMDPRDVATAAEYVDIIWVGARNMQNTPLLRELAKAGKPVLLKRHFGATINEWLCSAEYLLAGGLEEVALVERGTRGFNEYARFSLDITVVPIIKEISRLPVIVDVSHPAGKRSLVPPLARAALAAGAHGIMMEVHPSPDKALSDSKQQLPFKMLEELVDQLRGAGLI
- a CDS encoding metalloprotease family protein, whose amino-acid sequence is MKSAEEKKVIVRRAWSIYAGLVAALATPIIVMYLIAPLCGRTIGCSPGGCVIEVNMIVLAASLASVVVLHELIHMVSARLIGVEGVRLRLVARMGAIMIDYSWMTPRQYLVVALTPQLLSIIALAMIAYGMIRGTLGLALCIAFVFNVSGGMVDIVNAVYFSLTHWYAKRFLLLYSENGGVAGGVVEYDDKLVVYML
- the aroA gene encoding 3-phosphoshikimate 1-carboxyvinyltransferase codes for the protein MQKAILPKRIIITPSKPEGNVKAPPSKSYTHRAILAGLLAGSITIIENPLWSSDTEATLAAAEKLGARVDRAESLLELSSPGAGALEWTPCIDAVESGTTMRLITGIVSLLDKPVIIYGRGRLHQRPVRPLLEALTRLSVEYMVSNGCCPPHAVKGPAQGGSTRVDARESSQYLSALLLLGAGLPGGLEMAVDGLESRPYVDITVRVLEAFGAKVERRGYAWFRVEGPLRPSRYQVPGDWSSAAPLLAAGALAGEVTVEGLDPNDPQPDRVIVDVLRGMGAPVEVAGRSVTVGAPSRLQGFSVCIRDSPDLAPALAALAAAACGRSRICCIERLRLKESDRVEAVLDLLRRSRVEAKLLESPSEGLCIEITGRCGRLPGGVTYNSHGDHRIAMAAALLGLVSEKPVIVEPADVVAKSYPGFWDALRTLGVEIREA
- a CDS encoding transketolase family protein, whose translation is MQTGLPSELKGVTRIRDAVGKALLFLGDTDPDVVVLTADVARSTRTSWFADRFPERFVNIGISEQDMVGFAAGLALAGKKPYAAAFAMFLMRAWEQIRNSIDRMNLDVKLIATHSGFSDHGDGASHQSLEDIALMRVLHNMAVVVPADPPQAYKAVVRIHEEVRGPVYFRIGRDYSPTVTDPASDYKFGELEILRDGSDIAIVSAGPLLAQVLEATEALQREGVDAAVANLHTVKPLDEQGLEALARRTGLLVVVEEHFPRGGLFGAVAEALAQRYPVPVYPIAAKSYGHSARSVLDLYREHALLADSIASRILEIIGRHKR
- the aroC gene encoding chorismate synthase, with amino-acid sequence MPLGSALRLSIFGESHGCCIGAVLEGVPPGIPLSPEEINRELELRRPGRRLTTPRREEDRVEILSGVYMGYTTGAPLAMLIRNRDVDSSFYEQVVRHRPRPGHADLTARLRSMGFNDYRGGGPFSGRLTAAIVAAGTVAKKIAGLHGVRFYAYLRALGPAECPPPNGSAEDWIQQLQQLREERNKSTVFCHDAEASKEMEQALIEAMKNGDSLGGLVELWILGVPPGLGEPPFDTLDGDLAKAFFAIPGVKAIEFGTGMAIARMRGSEATDNLVLSPEGAPIPTPGHSGGILGGLSTGGPIVARIAFKPTSTIRLPQRTIDWRGLEETEMTGGGRHDPAIAVRAVPVVEAMAALVVADHLLRWLSWRLEHYHRLERGLEAEKENWF